The following are encoded in a window of Phaseolus vulgaris cultivar G19833 chromosome 3, P. vulgaris v2.0, whole genome shotgun sequence genomic DNA:
- the LOC137808618 gene encoding cadmium-induced protein AS8 isoform X1: MVAEWKNNKSHFVLMIIKGLFRRYERWNPVHPTYGAFWGMGVGVGCGVGWGPGFGPEVVGYVGAGCGIGFNVGITFAGVGVGLPANFIFEAPYNGVSWIGNLPCISDMQREASGKLFGFRQRHLSTKGIDFFDSKKNLSLITSSACRSMQAFHNQLFCSHKGKDC, encoded by the exons ATGGTGGCTGAATGGAAGAATAACAAATCTCATTTT GTCCTAATGATTATAAAAGGATTGTTTAGAAGGTACGAAAGATGGAACCCTGTTCATCCAACTTATGGAGCCTTTTGGGGAATGGGTGTGGGCGTTGGTTGTGGTGTTGGATGGGGTCCTGGGTTTGGCCCTGAAGTGGTAGGCTATGTTGGAGCTGGCTGTGGCATTGGATTCAATGTAGGCATCACTTTTGCTGGTGTTGGAGTTGGCCTCCCCGCTAACTTTATCTTTGAAGCTCCTTATAATG GGGTTAGCTGGATTGGAAATTTACCTTGTATCTCTGACATGCAAAGAGAAGCCAGTGGTAAATTGTTTGGATTTAGGCAAAGGCATTTATCAACCAAGGGAATTGACTTCTTTGACTCGAAGAAGAACTTGTCTTTGATTACTTCTTCTGCTTGTAGAAGTATGCAAGCATTCCATAACCAGTTGTTCTGCTCTCATAAAG GAAAAGATTGTTGA
- the LOC137808620 gene encoding cyclin-dependent kinase F-4-like has product MERYKLIKEVGDGTFGSVWRAINKQSGEVVAIKKMKKKYYSWEECVNLREVKSLRKMNHSNIVKLKEVIRECDTLCLVFEYMEFNLYQLMKNREKLFSENDVRNWCFQVFQGLAYMHQRGYFHRDLKPENLLVTKDVIKIADFGLAREISSQPPYTEYVSTRWYRAPEVLLQSHLYGPKVDMWAMGAIMAELFTLRPLFPGTSEADEIYKICSVIGSPTTESWADGLKLARDINYQFPQHASVHLSALIPSRSDSAISLVTSLCSWDPCKRPTASEALQHPFFQSCFYIPPSLRTRAVTRTPPSAGTRGSLDRQGLKRYSSALPNTKITNNFSSQKLHASVTSGVQRKLDLATKDGIKNKKPLKTTTPQSKYRFTGKDSPTGMNKGRSVRGVSESAEKLANMSIGTRRQSMGQSRPPPPMKTANWISESLRSGQQNPTERSLTRKVAG; this is encoded by the exons ATGGAGAG GTACAAGTTAATTAAGGAAGTTGGTGATGGAACATTTGGGAGTGTTTGGAGAGCCATTAATAAGCAAAGTGGTGAAGTT GTTGcaataaagaaaatgaagaagaaatatTACTCTTGGGAGGAGTGTGTAAACTTGAGAGAAGTCAAG TCATTGCGGAAAATGAATCATTCAAATATTGTGAAGCTGAAGGAAGTTATTCGAGAATGTGACACTTTGTGCCTTGTTTTTGAGTACATG GAATTCAACCTGTACCAACTTATGAAAAACAGGGAAAAGCTGTTTTCTGAAAATGATGTTAGAAATTGGTGTTTTCAAGTTTTCCAAGGTTTAGCTTATATGCACCAGCGTGGATACTTTCATCGTGATCTTAAACCAG AGAACTTGCTGGTCACTAAGGATGTCATAAAGATTGCTGATTTTGGCCTAGCCCGAGAGATCAGTTCACAACCACCCTATACAGAGTATGTCTCCACACGATG GTATCGTGCTCCTGAAGTCCTACTTCAATCCCATTTATATGGACCTAAAGTTG ATATGTGGGCAATGGGTGCTATTATGGCTGAGTTGTTCACTCTACGTCCTCTATTCCCTGGTACCAG TGAAGCAGATGAGATCTACAAAATATGCAGTGTAATAGGTAGTCCAACAACTGAATCTTGGGCTGATGGACTCAAGCTTGCCAGGGATATCAACTATCAGTTTCCGCAG CATGCTAGTGTACATCTCTCTGCTCTTATCCCATCCAGAAGTGATAGTGCAATTAGCCTTGTTACA TCACTTTGTTCATGGGATCCCTGCAAGAGACCAACAGCATCAGAGGCTCTTCAACATCCTTTCTTTCAG AGTTGCTTTTACATCCCTCCGTCCCTTCGCACAAGAGCCGTGACCAGAACTCCTCCATCTG CTGGGACCAGGGGTTCATTGGATCGGCAGGGGCTCAAGAGATACTCTAGTGCTTTGCCTAATACAAAAATCACAAACAATTTTTCTTCCCAAAAATTACATGCTTCTGTAACTTCAG GTGTGCAGCGGAAGCTGGATTTGGCAACCAAG GATGGAATTAAGAACAAGAAGCCATTGAAGACTACTACTCCACAATCAAAATATCGATTTACAGGAAAAGATAGCCCGA CTGGTATGAACAAGGGGAGGAGTGTACGCGGGGTTTCAGAAAGCGCTGAGAAGTTGGCAAATATGTCCATCGGTACGCGAAGACAGTCCATGGGACAAAGCCGTCCACCGCCTCCAATGAAGACAGCCAATTGGATATCTGAATCACTCAGGTCCGGACAACAAAATCCAACTGAGAGAAGTTTGACAAGAAAAGTTGCAGGCTGA
- the LOC137808619 gene encoding protein BREVIS RADIX-like → MFTCIACTKTDDRDEEGGVRESGTPSTKEAVKSLTTQIKDMALKFSGAYKQCKPCTGSSSYKKGHRPYPDFDTISEGVPYPYIGGASSSSTPAWDFTTSHYPSGRSDPRFAGAFGGDRTPRGRDSASVCDVVLEDEDEPKEWMAVVEPGVNITFVSLPNGGNDLKRIRFSREMFNKWQAQRWWGENYDRIMELYNVQRFNRQALNTPPRSEDEPRDSTYSRLTSAQESPMASNKDWTPRSHYKPSGSRGYYPSEALDHGEGGGPSMEPARDTTASRDEPSISNASEMEAEWVEQDEPGVYITIRQLADGTRELRRVRFSRERFGEVNAKTWWEENRERIQAQYL, encoded by the exons ATGTTTACGTGCATAGCGTGTACGAAGACGGATGATAGGGATGAAGAAGGAGGAGTCCGTGAGAGTGGCACGCCGAGTACAAAAGAAGCTGTCAAAAGCCTGACCACACAG ATAAAGGATATGGCACTAAAGTTTTCAGGTGCTTACAAACAATGCAAACCCTGCACAGGGTCCAGTAGCTACAAGAAAGGACATAGACCATATCCAGACTTCGATACCATCTCAGAAGGGGTTCCATACCCTTATATTGGGGGTGCAAGCTCAAGTTCAACCCCCGCTTGGGACTTCACAACCTCTCACTACCCTAGTGGTAGATCAGACCCACGATTTGCTGGGGCATTTGGTGGTGACCGCACCCCTAGAGGACGTGACTCGGCGTCAGTTTGTGATGTAGTCTTAGAGGACGAGGATGAGCCTAAGGAGTGGATGGCAGTGGTGGAACCAGGGGTTAACATTACTTTTGTGTCTCTTCCTAATGGGGGAAATGATCTTAAAAGAATTCGCTTCAG CCGAGAGATGTTTAATAAATGGCAAGCGCAAAGATGGTGGGGTGAGAATTACGACAGAATCATGGAACTTTATAACGTACAGAGATTTAATCGACAGGCACTCAACACTCCTCCGAGGTCTGAGGACGAG CCAAGAGATTCTACCTACTCAAGATTGACATCTGCACAGGAAAGTCCCATGGCCTCAAACAAGGATTGGACCCCCAGGAGTCACTATAAACCTTCTGGGAGCAGAGGATATTACCCCTCTGAAGCGTTGGATCATGGTGAAGGTGGTGGGCCATCCATGGAACCAGCAAGGGATACCACTGCTTCTAGAGATGAGCCTTCTATTAGCAATGCCAGTGAAATGGAGGCAGAATGGGTAGAACAAGACGAGCCTGGAGTTTACATTACAATCCGGCAGTTAGCTGATGGGACAAGGGAGCTTCGACGTGTCAGATTCAG CCGGGAAAGATTTGGTGAGGTGAATGCAAAAACATGGTGGGAAGAAAACAGAGAGAGAATACAAGCTCAATACCTTTGA
- the LOC137808618 gene encoding cadmium-induced protein AS8 isoform X2: MIIKGLFRRYERWNPVHPTYGAFWGMGVGVGCGVGWGPGFGPEVVGYVGAGCGIGFNVGITFAGVGVGLPANFIFEAPYNGVSWIGNLPCISDMQREASGKLFGFRQRHLSTKGIDFFDSKKNLSLITSSACRSMQAFHNQLFCSHKGKDC, translated from the exons ATGATTATAAAAGGATTGTTTAGAAGGTACGAAAGATGGAACCCTGTTCATCCAACTTATGGAGCCTTTTGGGGAATGGGTGTGGGCGTTGGTTGTGGTGTTGGATGGGGTCCTGGGTTTGGCCCTGAAGTGGTAGGCTATGTTGGAGCTGGCTGTGGCATTGGATTCAATGTAGGCATCACTTTTGCTGGTGTTGGAGTTGGCCTCCCCGCTAACTTTATCTTTGAAGCTCCTTATAATG GGGTTAGCTGGATTGGAAATTTACCTTGTATCTCTGACATGCAAAGAGAAGCCAGTGGTAAATTGTTTGGATTTAGGCAAAGGCATTTATCAACCAAGGGAATTGACTTCTTTGACTCGAAGAAGAACTTGTCTTTGATTACTTCTTCTGCTTGTAGAAGTATGCAAGCATTCCATAACCAGTTGTTCTGCTCTCATAAAG GAAAAGATTGTTGA